One window of the Brevibacterium limosum genome contains the following:
- the murD gene encoding UDP-N-acetylmuramoyl-L-alanine--D-glutamate ligase: MPIGWPALADEPTTAKEIPVALSGPSSSLAGLRILVTGLGVTGFPAAVHLGERGADVIVIDGDDTVDVSEKAQILEVFDVDIRRGPEHVEALPEGEFDLVVTSPGWRPDQPVLAAAAAAGVPVIGEVELAWRIRGANDAKWLAITGTNGKTTTTTMLESMLLAAGLKAKACGNIGTPLLEAVLEPGLEVLAIELSSFQLHWQESMSADAAAVLNIAPDHLDWHGSAEAYAYDKAKIFHNAKLACVYNCADEVTLHMVEDADVIEGAKAIGFTSGVPRPGELGVVEDLLVDRAFIPQRYSSAAELASLEDVAVATGVAGSRPAPHQVANALAAACLARAIDVPGQAISAGLRSHSLGAHRMVTVAEADGIRWVDDSKATNTHAANASLAAFDSIIWIAGGLPKGADFTSLFADHRDRLKALVLIGSDDSAYREAIAATIPDLDVIRIEPALAVDSGVPKRRGEAVAAAAVEAAAGVAEAGDTVLLAPAAASMDQFLNYNTRGELFTEAVNTHLER; encoded by the coding sequence ATGCCGATTGGGTGGCCCGCGTTGGCTGATGAACCCACCACCGCCAAGGAGATCCCGGTCGCACTGAGCGGACCGAGCTCATCCCTGGCGGGACTGCGCATCCTCGTCACCGGTCTCGGCGTGACGGGATTCCCCGCGGCCGTCCACCTCGGCGAACGCGGTGCCGACGTCATCGTCATCGACGGTGACGACACCGTCGATGTGAGTGAGAAGGCGCAGATCCTCGAGGTCTTCGACGTCGACATCCGACGCGGACCCGAACACGTCGAAGCCCTGCCCGAAGGTGAGTTCGACCTTGTCGTCACCTCTCCCGGTTGGCGACCCGACCAGCCGGTGCTCGCGGCGGCCGCGGCAGCCGGAGTCCCCGTCATCGGCGAAGTCGAACTCGCTTGGCGGATCCGCGGGGCCAATGACGCCAAATGGCTGGCCATCACCGGCACCAACGGCAAGACGACGACCACGACGATGCTCGAATCGATGCTGCTGGCCGCCGGACTCAAGGCCAAAGCCTGCGGCAACATCGGCACCCCGCTGCTCGAAGCAGTCCTCGAACCCGGGCTCGAAGTCCTCGCGATCGAACTCTCGAGCTTCCAGCTGCATTGGCAGGAGTCGATGAGCGCCGACGCCGCGGCCGTGCTCAACATCGCTCCCGACCACCTCGACTGGCACGGCAGCGCCGAAGCCTACGCGTACGACAAAGCGAAGATCTTCCACAACGCGAAGCTCGCCTGCGTGTACAACTGCGCCGACGAGGTGACTCTGCACATGGTCGAGGACGCCGACGTCATCGAAGGAGCCAAGGCCATCGGCTTCACCTCCGGTGTGCCTCGCCCCGGTGAGCTCGGAGTCGTCGAGGACCTCCTCGTCGATCGGGCCTTCATCCCTCAGCGCTACTCCTCGGCCGCCGAACTCGCCTCCCTCGAAGACGTGGCGGTCGCCACCGGCGTCGCCGGCTCCCGCCCCGCTCCGCACCAGGTCGCCAATGCTCTGGCCGCAGCCTGTCTGGCACGCGCCATCGACGTGCCGGGCCAAGCGATCTCCGCCGGTCTGCGCAGCCACTCTCTCGGCGCCCACCGCATGGTCACCGTCGCAGAAGCAGACGGCATCCGCTGGGTCGACGACTCGAAGGCGACGAACACCCATGCCGCGAATGCCTCTCTGGCCGCCTTCGACTCGATCATCTGGATCGCCGGCGGACTGCCGAAGGGCGCCGACTTCACCTCACTGTTCGCCGACCACCGCGACCGACTGAAGGCACTCGTGCTCATCGGCTCCGATGACTCGGCCTACCGCGAGGCCATCGCCGCGACCATTCCCGACCTCGACGTCATCCGGATCGAACCGGCCCTGGCCGTGGACTCCGGAGTGCCGAAGCGCCGTGGGGAGGCCGTCGCCGCGGCCGCAGTCGAGGCCGCCGCAGGCGTGGCCGAAGCCGGAGACACCGTGCTCCTGGCCCCAGCCGCCGCGAGCATGGACCAGTTCCTCAACTACAACACACGCGGCGAACTGTTCACCGAGGCCGTCAACACGCATCTGGAGCGCTGA